ATGGAACCCTGCACCTCCACCCCCTTTCGGTTTacaaactttatcccaagccaTTAAAGGAATTTTGTCCTGATCTTGTTTACCGTTCCGCAGAAATTTCCTCATTTTCTGTTGAATATTCTTGATCATCATGCCTGGAAGTTTGAAGCAAGCCATGGAGAAAATTGGCATTGCCGAGATTACTGATTTCAACATTAAAATACGACCGACCAACGTGAGCCATTTACTTTTCCAACCCTCCATTTTTGCTTTACAACAATCAAGTAGTCCTTTCCAAATCTCCATCTTAGCCGCTCCAACAAAGAGCGGCCTACCAATAAACTTCCCAGGGAGCTGTCCAATTATGATACCAAAGAGTCTGGCAATGGCCCTCTGAGTACTAACTTCTGTGTGAAAAAAGAATATCTTCGACTTTTGCCAATTGACCTCCTGTCCAGTGGCCCAACTATATCTATCATGCATTTGTTTCATCACCGTTGCTTCTTGCATGGAAGCCACACCAAAAAGGCaagtatcatcagcaaactgaGAATGTGTAGTCGTTTCCACCCCTCTAGCAATCTCAAAACCTTTCCACATCCCTTGAGATCGCTTTTTTGCAATCGATCGTCCTAAAACTTCCGGCAACAATATGAAAAGAAAGGGGAAGATGGGATCCCCCTGGTGAATACCCCGCGAGGTAGGAAAAAAACCTTGGGGGCTACCACTAACTAAAATCAAAACATTGAACTGTATAATCATACTAGAAATCCACTTAATCCAACACTTACTGAAGCTGAACTTGGCAAGCATAGCCAAAAGAAAGGACCTGTCAACTCTGTTGTAGGCTTTTCAGATGTCCAGCTTCAGCATCATTCTTCTTTGTCTTCTCTTCATGGCCATATGAATCGCCTCATGAGCCACAATAATCCCATCAACAATGTTCATCCACAGGGTGAAACCGCTCTGTTCACATGAAATAAGTTTTTCCAAGATCAATTTGAGTCTGTTGGCAGCAATTTTTGAAATGATTTTGTATAGTATTACACAGTGAGATCGGTTGGAATTCCTCGAAGCCCATCAATTTATCTTTCTTTGGGATAAGCGCCACCAAAGTACAATTGAATTCTTTCAGGATAAATACCCTAGTCCTGGACTCTTCAACCACCGCCAACAGCTCGCCACCTAACAAATCCCCAAAAAACTAGCAAAAGAAAGCCTGAAAGCCGTTCGGACCCGATGCTTTCTCCCCACCAAGATCAAAAACAACTTCTTTCAGTTCCTTCAGAGAGACAGGATCCTCAAGCATCCAATTGTCCTCCCTAGAAAGTAATTGAGGGATCACAACCAAAAACTCCTCTTTCAATCTGTCCTGATCAATCCCACTCTTGTTCCATAAATTTCCAAAAAAAGCAACCACCTCCTAGTTAATCCGGTCAGAATCCTCCGTCAAAGTACCATCCTTCATATGCAGAGATAAAATTCTATTAAGACATGTCTTAACCTTTACAGAACTATGGAAGaattttgtgtttttgtctccaGCTCTAATCCAATTCTCACGTGATTTTTGCCTCCAAAAAATCTCTTCCCTCTGCAATACTTCCCCATATCTACTGAGCAGGTCTTTCTTCCTGAGGTAGTCCACCTTGTCCATTCCCTCAGCAAGGACTTTCAAGTTTAGAGCCTCTATCTCGCCTTCAATCCTTCATTTCTCTTCAAAGATATTTCCAAATACAGTCTTGTTCCAGCTTTTCAGTTTCTGTTTAACATAGCTTAGCTTTTTAAAGAACTGAAAAGACAAGAATCCTTCAACCACAGGGGCCTCCTTCCACCATCGAACAACCTGATCTCTGAAGCCTTTCTCCCTTAGCCACATCTTTTCCACCTTAAAGGGGCATCTGAGCGGAGCTCCATCCTTCTGCAAAACAAGTGAGACCGGGAAGTGATCTGAGCCAGAGATTGCCAAAACGTCCGCCTCAAAAATAAGGGGAACCAGGTTCCAATCCCCTACCAAAAAGAACCTATCAAGTTTCTCAGCTATGTTGGAGAAACCCAAACGCTATTAGTCCATGTAAAGTTCCCACCTTTAGCAGCCACTTCAAGCAAAGCATTAGAATACACAAAGGTCTAAAAATCGGATTGAATCCTGCACATCCTTCTCACCCCTCCATGCTTGTCCAAGTGGGAAAGAGTGGCATTGAAATCCCCCACAAAAATCGTTATGGCCGGCCTAATATCCTCTAAAGTATTGGTAATTTCCTTCCATAGCTGGCACTTATCCGTTGTTTTAATAGGACCATAAACAGTGATTAAGAAACTTGAGAAGTTGATAGTCTGTGACCTTACCTTTGCCAACTGCCAGTATTTAGAACTTGAGACTGCTTCCACTTTCACTAATTGGGGGTTCCACAAGATACCCAGGCCACCTGAAGCCCCCTTCGCATTAACAAAAAAACCAGACCATCTCTGTCTAACACCAAGAATCCTAGCCGCCTCTTCACTACCTAACTTAGTTTCCTGAATGTAAATAACTTCTGGTTTCGCCTGATCAAATCCTCTTTTGATCATGCAATGCTTGTCAAGGACATtgcagcccctaacattccatgttaggaACTTCATTGCTGCCTAGGAGAGAACAAATCTCTCCCGGATCTAAGAAGTTTGGTCTGCCCCTT
This genomic stretch from Cryptomeria japonica chromosome 8, Sugi_1.0, whole genome shotgun sequence harbors:
- the LOC131051639 gene encoding uncharacterized protein LOC131051639; this encodes MKFLTWNVRGCNVLDKHCMIKRGFDQAKPEVIYIQETKLGSEEAARILGVRQRWSGFFVNAKGASGGLGILWNPQLVKVEAVSSSKYWQLAKVRSQTINFSSFLITVYGPIKTTDKCQLWKEITNTLEDIRPAITIFVGDFNATLSHLDKHGGRLGFSNIAEKLDRFFLVGDWNLVPLIFEADVLAISGSDHFPVSLVLQKDGAPLRCPFKVEKMWLREKGFRDQVVRWWKEAPVVEGFLSFQFFKKLSYVKQKLKSWNKTVFGNIFEEK